GAAACAAACAATGCCCAAGAAAGAACGGAAGCGAGCAGCAATAAAATCATCACAGACTTTACGACCCAATCAGCCGCGTGATACATCCCCATTGGTGTCATGTCGTGTTGGACTTTGCTAGCCGTTTTAATTGGGCGCTGTTGCTGTTGCTGTTGCTCTTGTCCTAGAGCATTAAGCGCAGCGGTTGGCTTGACCGTGTTATCGGCGGTATGGATTTTTTCTGAAACGACAGAGGGAACAGCAGAACTGCGAGCAGTCAGGGTATTATTATCTAGGTTAACGTTCTGATCGAGTGCATAGGCACTGCCGACGAGAGCGAGCCAAACAAGCAGTGTTTTTGGGAATAAAGTCATCATTGAAATTTCGATTTATGGGAAAACATAATAAAGGCACAACCCATAAAATAGGCTTGTGCCTTTGTCCTACCTTCTATACCGAATCAGAGAACAAAACCCGTAAAGAAAAATGAATATATTTAGAATCTTTTTTCTAACTTGAGCGAAACTTCGTTTTGTTGGTAAGTATAGAGCCAGTCCACATTGCTCGTTACCCGCTTATGAGTCCAGGTGAACAGCGGCGTAACACCGTAAAATGAGAGGGATTTTGATGACAACATCAGTGTGTAACTCTGTTCATTATCTGTTCTTCTTTCGTTTAACAGAGAACTAAAATCGCCATACTTTCTTTGCCTAAATGACGTAAACAGGTTGACGTCTACGGCGTCGCCCCATGCTCGGTTAACGCCTAACCTTCCGCCAAATAGTTGATAAGCATGTACCTTTTGGTCATTGTCCTTTTGAGTCCAATCTAATCCGCCAAACAGCAACCACTTGTTGGGTAATTGGTGCCAGTAGCTGAAGTAAGATGACCATTGCCAATCGGACTGATAGTCAAGATGTGCTGGGCGGTAGTCCTGATATTCAGCCTCGATCTCGAGCTTCATAGCACTCGATGATGTTAAGCTTTTGAACCAATCAAACTTCAAACCACTCGCAAGGTAGAGGGCTTTATTGCCCGAAGCGCTGTATTCTAGCTGCGGAGACAAAGTGAACTTGTCGCGGGCGTTTTGATAGCTGTATCCGAGGCTGGTGAGTAATGTTTGCTCATTGAACTTATCGTCATTCAGATAGCTCGACCCGTAGGCGAGGCCAGTAAAAGCAATGCCATGATGACCGACCAGAGAAGTACGTTTGTTGAGGCTGGCATTAAAATCGAAGCCTGATCCTTTTACCGCATCTGGAGTACTGCGTTCGACTCGGCATTGCCCTGATGGAAGCCTTGCTAAGCACGTGTACGATTCTGATGATTGGTTTAGGTTATCGTTGTAAGAAGGGCCAAAGCTAAATGATCCTTTCCAAGCGTCTCTATTTTTAGCCGCGGTCATAAAACTGTTTACGGTATTCCTGATCCCTTGTGAACGCGGGTTATCGGAGGGTAAATTTTGATCGATGAGAGAAAACAGCTCATAGGCGTCGGCGTTTTTTTGATTTTCAAACTGGACTCTTGCCAGTTCTAGTTGTGCGGGCAAAAAATCGGGTTGCAAGGCTAACAGTTGTGAGTATTCATGTTCTGCTCGTGATAGCTCACCCTTGATACGATACAGCGCAGCTTTGGCGTAGTGAACCAATAAAGGATCGAAACCTTCAAGAGACTGATATCTAGTGAGAAACTGAGATACGAGTGCCCATTGGCGAGATTGGACTGATAAGTACAACGCTTGCCCAAGCTCTGGAACGGTGTCGTTTACTTGATATGTTTCCCCGTCAATGATGATGGATGACGCTTGCTCATTTTTTTGCTGTTCCTTTTTTGTCTCTTCTGCGAGTAGGGCTTGTTCTGTTTCACGAGCGGTTAACTCATCGCGTTGTTGAATTTGAATTTTGGTGTCTTGATCAGCGAGCGAATAAAATGAAAAGCCGAATAACAAACACACCAAAACGGATGACTTTGAAGGGGGGATTAGGTTCATGTTTAGCTCTGCCGCGATAAAAAACAGAAGTAGCCGAAGCTACTTCTGAGAGGTGCTGTTTAATCTAACGTAATTAGATTATTGCTTTTCACCACCGAACGCGGTGTCTAGTTGGCTGTTTGTATCGAACTTAGCAAAGCCTGCAAGGGAAGCCGCATCGGCACCAAAGAAGTGACCTTGAGAAGTACCCGCTGTAGTGACGGCGTTTTGAGTTGCGGTTGCGTCACCGGTAAAGGCGGCAGTCGCGGCATTGATTTGTGCAGTAACATTGACGTTGAGTGAACCGTTTGAAATGTCGCCAGACAAGGTTTGTGCACCGAAGTCCGCATCAATCGTACCCGTTAACTTGTTGTTGCCAGAAAACTTGTTGATACCTGTGATCTTGTATGTGGCAGTGCCACTGGTTGGGACGGTTGTACCCGCATCGTTACCAATGTAGTACACGGTACGGTTGTTGAAGTCTTGATCTTGAGAACCTTCGTACCACTCGCCGAACCAAATGTCGCTATTGGCTACTTGGGCAAAGTTGTAATGAGAGTTACCAAAGTGCTT
This DNA window, taken from Vibrio tapetis subsp. tapetis, encodes the following:
- a CDS encoding surface lipoprotein assembly modifier, which encodes MNLIPPSKSSVLVCLLFGFSFYSLADQDTKIQIQQRDELTARETEQALLAEETKKEQQKNEQASSIIIDGETYQVNDTVPELGQALYLSVQSRQWALVSQFLTRYQSLEGFDPLLVHYAKAALYRIKGELSRAEHEYSQLLALQPDFLPAQLELARVQFENQKNADAYELFSLIDQNLPSDNPRSQGIRNTVNSFMTAAKNRDAWKGSFSFGPSYNDNLNQSSESYTCLARLPSGQCRVERSTPDAVKGSGFDFNASLNKRTSLVGHHGIAFTGLAYGSSYLNDDKFNEQTLLTSLGYSYQNARDKFTLSPQLEYSASGNKALYLASGLKFDWFKSLTSSSAMKLEIEAEYQDYRPAHLDYQSDWQWSSYFSYWHQLPNKWLLFGGLDWTQKDNDQKVHAYQLFGGRLGVNRAWGDAVDVNLFTSFRQRKYGDFSSLLNERRTDNEQSYTLMLSSKSLSFYGVTPLFTWTHKRVTSNVDWLYTYQQNEVSLKLEKRF
- a CDS encoding Slam-dependent surface lipoprotein encodes the protein MKPVQLSWITAAMLGLSSLAHAGFDGAISDNSLRQVGESEVWVPFFHSKGKAGIGSATGKRVDFDGLAGNVFSSDYRDYNNKTEKGIHTSGSKHFGNSHYNFAQVANSDIWFGEWYEGSQDQDFNNRTVYYIGNDAGTTVPTSGTATYKITGINKFSGNNKLTGTIDADFGAQTLSGDISNGSLNVNVTAQINAATAAFTGDATATQNAVTTAGTSQGHFFGADAASLAGFAKFDTNSQLDTAFGGEKQ